A single window of Rubripirellula lacrimiformis DNA harbors:
- a CDS encoding efflux RND transporter periplasmic adaptor subunit, translating to MSQSVVNAPEKNPRPASAETSANGRAVRTPEIETQTKKGGPIRRFVSLALGSIGPTLVLIGFAAVFYYGHHNDWRIPKFAALTGSVETVADDWCEEHAVPESNCVECDPTLMPKGPDYGWCEVHGVHNCVLDHPDVAQIKETPSILPSDLERAARALAVAPRKENNSACKIYQTRIQFASIESVKQAGVDVELIERAPIVEAITGSGEIVYDPTKQASLASRVPGSVWLVTKGVGDLVTKGEVLAVVDAAQVGDLKTNLLRALAEENLQRQNVSRLNQARSAIAGSRILDAEAALSKAQADVLSAEQSLRNLGLPIETESLRGLSERQVLDNLRLLGIPDEILAQLNSKTITSNLIPIVSPIEGFVTQRHVAPGEVVDPTRILFEVANTSQMWLTLNVPLENMDQLAVGQPIRFQADGSRYEVEGKLNWISTAADSQTRMVQVRAMLPNVDGKLRSETFGTGQIILREESDAIVIPNGSSHWEGCCQVVFVRDKHYFDSPDSFKVFHVRSVRLGATNGEFTEVISGVLPGEVIAAAGSDVLRAQLLKNNLGAGCDCVAE from the coding sequence ATGAGTCAGTCAGTCGTCAATGCGCCGGAGAAAAATCCGCGTCCCGCCTCCGCCGAAACTTCGGCCAACGGACGGGCCGTGCGTACTCCCGAGATCGAAACGCAAACCAAAAAGGGTGGCCCGATCCGGCGATTTGTCTCGCTTGCCCTTGGTAGCATCGGGCCGACGTTGGTTCTGATCGGCTTTGCCGCCGTCTTCTACTACGGGCACCACAACGATTGGCGAATTCCTAAGTTCGCCGCTTTGACTGGGAGTGTTGAGACGGTCGCCGACGATTGGTGTGAAGAACACGCCGTGCCGGAGTCGAACTGCGTCGAGTGTGATCCCACCCTGATGCCCAAAGGCCCCGACTACGGTTGGTGCGAGGTACATGGCGTTCACAACTGCGTGCTTGATCATCCCGATGTAGCACAGATAAAGGAGACGCCGTCGATATTGCCAAGCGATCTTGAGCGAGCCGCTCGCGCTTTGGCCGTGGCTCCGCGAAAAGAGAACAACAGTGCCTGTAAGATTTACCAGACCCGGATTCAGTTCGCTTCTATTGAGTCAGTGAAGCAGGCTGGCGTTGATGTGGAATTGATTGAACGTGCTCCGATTGTCGAAGCGATCACCGGCAGCGGGGAGATTGTTTACGACCCCACGAAGCAAGCGAGCTTGGCATCGCGAGTTCCCGGAAGCGTTTGGTTGGTAACCAAGGGCGTTGGCGATTTGGTCACCAAAGGAGAAGTTCTCGCCGTCGTGGATGCGGCACAAGTCGGTGATCTAAAAACGAATCTACTGCGGGCGTTGGCCGAAGAAAACCTGCAACGACAAAACGTCTCGCGGCTTAATCAAGCTCGAAGTGCAATTGCGGGGTCGCGGATTCTCGATGCTGAAGCTGCCCTGTCCAAAGCTCAAGCGGATGTGTTGTCCGCTGAACAGTCGTTGCGAAATCTTGGATTGCCGATTGAAACCGAATCGCTGCGAGGCTTGTCTGAGCGGCAAGTCCTCGACAATCTGCGTTTGCTGGGAATTCCCGATGAGATTCTCGCCCAACTTAACAGTAAGACAATCACGTCGAACTTAATCCCGATCGTTTCGCCGATCGAAGGCTTCGTGACGCAACGGCATGTTGCTCCGGGTGAAGTCGTTGACCCGACTCGCATTCTGTTTGAAGTCGCGAACACCAGCCAGATGTGGCTCACACTCAATGTTCCACTAGAGAACATGGATCAGCTTGCTGTCGGGCAACCAATTCGCTTTCAAGCTGATGGCAGTCGCTATGAAGTGGAAGGCAAGTTGAACTGGATCAGCACGGCGGCGGACTCGCAAACGCGGATGGTGCAGGTGCGAGCAATGCTGCCGAACGTTGACGGCAAGTTACGAAGCGAAACGTTCGGTACGGGCCAAATCATATTGAGGGAAGAGTCAGACGCCATCGTGATTCCCAACGGATCGTCACACTGGGAGGGTTGCTGCCAAGTTGTTTTCGTGCGTGACAAACATTACTTCGACAGTCCCGACAGTTTCAAAGTCTTTCACGTCCGTTCGGTACGCTTGGGTGCAACGAACGGGGAATTCACGGAAGTCATTTCTGGTGTGCTTCCCGGTGAAGTGATCGCCGCAGCGGGCAGTGACGTGCTGCGAGCGCAGTTACTAAAAAACAATCTTGGTGCAGGCTGCGACTGCGTCGCAGAATAA
- a CDS encoding efflux RND transporter permease subunit, translated as MLNWLIDASLRHRALVILTAALFAVVGVFSLQRLDIDAFPDTTPVQIQINTVAPSLASEEIERQITFPVEQAISGLPGLHELRSISKFGLSQVVVIFDDGIDIYFARQLINERLSTVELPDGISRPQMGPVSTGLGEVFHYVLVYDGVDFSEASQAERVKRMTELRTIHDWVVKPQLRSVRGVAEVNSWGGYEKQYQIRLDPEGLFKYGLTFEQVSDAIETNNENVGGGTVTDGSEMLLVHGIGRTVNIKEIEDIVITSKDGVPVRIRDVADVMIGHEIRRGAVTANGRGEAVLGLGFMLMGENSHDVTWAIKEKIEGIQESLPAGVKIQTVYDRTELIDHVIHTVQKNLFEGGLLVVAVLFIFLGNLRAGIIVALAIPLSMLFAFSGMLKFGIAASLLSLGAIDFGLVVDSSVVMIENCVRCLAHKSDGRSRLQIIRDAAVEVRKPTMFGELIIMIVYLPILTLEGIEGKLFRPMAMTVIMALAGSMVLSLTLMPVLASLFLPKNIKETEPLLIRVLKRLYAPVLRFTMHHKTFIIGSALLLLVTVFGLVAPNLGSEFVPRLSEGAITINVVRLAGTTLEESMRYNTKMEQVILEKFPDEVAQVWSRIGIAEVATDPMGTELTDLFLTLHPREKWTRAETQDELVIKVQEELRDLPGPRLAMSQPIEMRMNEMISGVRSDVAAILYGDDLNVMVEKAEEIERALNSIPGSEDVKVEQVSGQPVLQIRINQDQIARYGVPASTVMNLVRSLGTHNVGEVYEGQLRFPLIIRLPEEARANPEAIKQILVATPSGERIPLSRLATIETVEGWNTIKRDWYQRRITIESNVRGRDLGSFVAEAQRVVAEKVQLPAGRYRIEWGGQFENLQRAQTRLMIVVPIALLMILSLLYMTYRNWVDSFRVFTGVPFAWIGGILALWIRDMPFSISAAVGFIALSGVAVLDDMLLVSTIRQLRRKGRSLDEAVEEAAMTRLRPILMTTLVASLGFVPMAFSTGMGAEVQRPLATVVIGGVCSAMVMSLLVLRVLYVVFNTPMEKLRSDADAGDDDDGDDDGHRLEPHEPIDPDIRRASETASV; from the coding sequence ATGCTAAATTGGCTAATCGACGCATCACTGCGCCATCGCGCGCTCGTGATACTAACGGCGGCGTTGTTCGCGGTTGTAGGCGTGTTCTCACTCCAGCGGCTCGATATCGACGCATTCCCGGACACCACTCCGGTTCAAATTCAGATCAACACGGTCGCCCCGTCATTGGCGTCTGAGGAAATCGAACGGCAGATCACCTTTCCCGTCGAGCAGGCAATCAGCGGATTGCCGGGACTCCACGAACTACGTTCGATCTCCAAGTTCGGTCTGTCACAGGTCGTGGTCATTTTTGATGATGGCATCGACATCTATTTTGCTCGTCAGTTGATTAACGAACGGTTGTCCACCGTCGAGCTACCCGACGGTATCAGCCGACCGCAGATGGGTCCGGTCTCGACCGGTTTGGGCGAGGTTTTTCACTACGTTCTGGTTTACGACGGTGTTGACTTCTCGGAAGCCTCTCAGGCCGAGCGTGTCAAACGCATGACCGAGTTGAGAACAATTCATGACTGGGTGGTCAAGCCACAGTTGCGATCGGTTCGAGGTGTGGCCGAAGTGAACAGTTGGGGCGGGTACGAGAAGCAGTATCAGATTCGTCTCGATCCCGAAGGGCTGTTCAAGTACGGCCTGACCTTCGAGCAAGTATCTGATGCAATTGAAACGAACAACGAGAATGTCGGCGGCGGTACGGTCACTGACGGCAGCGAAATGCTGCTGGTGCATGGAATTGGCCGAACGGTCAATATCAAGGAAATCGAAGACATCGTCATCACTTCCAAGGATGGCGTGCCAGTTCGCATTCGCGACGTCGCCGATGTGATGATTGGGCATGAGATTCGGCGGGGCGCGGTCACGGCAAACGGTCGCGGTGAAGCGGTGTTGGGGTTGGGCTTCATGCTGATGGGCGAAAACAGCCACGACGTCACTTGGGCCATCAAAGAAAAGATCGAAGGTATTCAGGAATCGCTCCCTGCTGGCGTCAAGATTCAAACGGTCTATGACCGTACCGAGCTAATTGACCATGTCATTCACACGGTTCAGAAGAATCTGTTCGAGGGCGGTTTGCTGGTCGTTGCAGTGTTGTTCATTTTCCTGGGAAATCTGCGAGCCGGAATCATTGTGGCGCTCGCAATTCCGCTGTCGATGCTGTTCGCGTTCTCAGGAATGCTGAAGTTCGGCATTGCTGCCAGCTTGCTTAGCCTCGGTGCCATCGACTTCGGGTTGGTCGTCGATAGTTCAGTCGTGATGATCGAGAACTGCGTTCGTTGCTTGGCGCACAAGTCGGACGGTCGCAGTCGCTTGCAGATCATTCGCGATGCGGCGGTTGAGGTTCGCAAGCCGACCATGTTTGGCGAACTGATCATCATGATCGTCTACTTGCCGATCCTGACGCTTGAAGGAATCGAGGGCAAGCTGTTCCGACCGATGGCAATGACCGTGATTATGGCTCTTGCCGGGTCGATGGTTCTTTCACTGACACTGATGCCCGTGTTGGCGAGTCTGTTCCTTCCCAAGAACATCAAGGAAACCGAGCCGCTACTGATTCGCGTGTTAAAACGCCTCTACGCGCCGGTGTTGCGGTTCACGATGCACCACAAGACGTTCATTATCGGATCGGCCTTGTTGTTACTTGTAACCGTTTTTGGCCTCGTCGCTCCGAATCTCGGCAGCGAGTTCGTCCCACGACTTTCTGAAGGTGCTATCACAATCAACGTGGTGCGACTGGCGGGGACGACGCTGGAAGAATCCATGCGTTACAACACGAAAATGGAACAGGTCATTCTGGAAAAGTTTCCGGATGAAGTCGCACAGGTCTGGAGTCGCATCGGAATCGCGGAGGTGGCGACCGACCCAATGGGTACGGAGTTGACCGACTTGTTTCTGACGCTGCATCCACGTGAGAAATGGACGCGCGCCGAGACGCAGGATGAATTGGTGATCAAGGTGCAGGAAGAGCTGCGTGATCTACCCGGTCCGCGATTGGCGATGTCGCAGCCGATTGAAATGCGAATGAACGAAATGATCTCCGGTGTACGCTCGGATGTCGCCGCGATTCTTTACGGCGATGACTTGAACGTGATGGTGGAGAAAGCCGAAGAAATTGAGCGGGCACTCAACTCGATTCCCGGTTCGGAAGACGTGAAAGTCGAACAGGTTTCTGGCCAGCCGGTTCTGCAAATTCGCATCAACCAAGACCAGATCGCTCGCTACGGAGTCCCCGCCAGCACGGTCATGAATCTTGTCCGCTCTTTGGGCACGCATAACGTCGGCGAAGTCTACGAAGGCCAATTGCGGTTTCCACTGATCATCCGACTGCCCGAAGAAGCTCGCGCTAATCCGGAGGCCATCAAGCAAATCTTAGTTGCCACGCCATCTGGCGAACGTATCCCGCTTTCCCGACTGGCCACGATCGAAACCGTGGAAGGTTGGAACACGATCAAGCGAGACTGGTACCAACGTCGCATTACGATTGAATCGAATGTCCGTGGTCGCGACTTGGGCAGCTTTGTTGCCGAAGCTCAACGTGTGGTTGCTGAAAAGGTGCAATTGCCCGCCGGACGCTACCGCATCGAATGGGGTGGGCAATTCGAGAATCTACAACGGGCTCAAACCCGCCTAATGATCGTGGTGCCAATTGCACTCCTGATGATTCTCTCGCTGCTTTACATGACGTATCGCAACTGGGTTGACTCGTTCCGAGTCTTTACAGGCGTTCCATTCGCGTGGATTGGCGGGATTCTGGCGTTGTGGATTCGCGACATGCCGTTTTCGATTTCGGCAGCGGTTGGATTCATCGCATTGTCCGGAGTCGCGGTGCTCGATGACATGCTTCTTGTATCAACGATTCGACAACTGCGGCGAAAAGGGCGATCACTTGACGAAGCGGTCGAAGAGGCCGCGATGACACGATTGCGTCCAATCTTGATGACGACGCTCGTGGCGAGTCTTGGATTCGTCCCGATGGCATTCAGCACCGGGATGGGCGCCGAAGTGCAACGACCACTGGCAACGGTGGTCATTGGCGGCGTGTGCAGCGCGATGGTGATGAGTTTGCTCGTGCTTCGAGTGCTCTACGTCGTGTTCAACACGCCGATGGAAAAACTGCGCAGTGATGCTGATGCAGGTGATGACGACGACGGAGACGATGACGGTCATCGTCTTGAACCCCATGAACCGATTGACCCGGATATCAGGCGCGCGTCTGAAACGGCATCGGTCTAA
- a CDS encoding RND transporter, with product MNWMTSFKGISLATIAAMAIGLSGCNKDQVTGDGAADPVAATNVDHSHGGWWCVEHGVPEEECALCDKSLVSKFKEDGDWCDEHDRPESQCFICSPARFDKFAMRYEAKTGQKPPQPEE from the coding sequence ATGAATTGGATGACTAGCTTCAAAGGCATCTCGCTCGCAACCATCGCCGCCATGGCGATCGGATTGAGCGGATGCAATAAAGACCAAGTCACAGGCGACGGTGCAGCAGATCCCGTCGCGGCAACCAACGTCGATCACAGCCACGGTGGTTGGTGGTGCGTCGAACATGGTGTGCCTGAGGAAGAATGTGCGCTCTGCGACAAGTCGCTGGTGTCGAAGTTCAAGGAGGATGGAGATTGGTGCGACGAGCACGATCGACCAGAATCGCAGTGCTTCATTTGCAGTCCTGCACGATTCGACAAATTCGCAATGCGATACGAAGCCAAAACGGGTCAAAAGCCACCGCAACCGGAGGAGTAG
- a CDS encoding thioredoxin family protein, with protein sequence MIWSAKLSIALLTVFAVLQMGCGSRVAENPLDDAQADGIKPVQLTDANFQTEVIESDLPVLVDMWAPWCGPCIEMKPTLRLVTEELTGQAKVAELNIDENPFIKEKYGIDRYPTLLIFRNGEEVDRLSGEKTEGELIEALSPFLSSSIEAEDDTSPRDKHD encoded by the coding sequence ATGATCTGGTCTGCCAAGCTCTCAATAGCGCTGCTAACTGTGTTTGCGGTTCTCCAAATGGGATGCGGCTCTCGCGTTGCAGAAAATCCATTGGATGATGCACAAGCGGATGGCATCAAACCTGTCCAGTTGACCGATGCGAATTTCCAAACGGAGGTGATCGAGTCGGATCTTCCTGTATTGGTCGATATGTGGGCACCATGGTGCGGGCCGTGCATCGAAATGAAACCAACGTTGCGACTGGTCACTGAAGAACTGACTGGTCAAGCCAAGGTCGCGGAACTCAATATCGACGAAAACCCATTCATCAAAGAAAAGTATGGTATCGACCGCTATCCGACGCTGCTGATCTTTCGGAATGGCGAAGAAGTCGATCGTTTGAGTGGTGAAAAAACTGAAGGCGAGCTAATAGAAGCTCTTTCGCCGTTTCTCAGTTCGTCAATCGAAGCAGAAGACGACACGAGCCCCAGGGATAAGCATGACTGA
- a CDS encoding cation diffusion facilitator family transporter, which yields MTDCGCELEAEGDAQRRTLRVVLAINAAMFVVEIIAGVLASSTGLIADSLDMLADASVYAISLYAVGRAANIRRNAATASGVLQLALGFGVLIEAVRRFIGGGEPIGVAMMAMGFIALIANSFCLWLIAKHKGGDVNFRASYIFSANDVIANIGVIVSGLIVKLTGSQIPDLVIGILIAGVVIRGGIKILRMAGSGTETS from the coding sequence ATGACTGACTGCGGATGCGAATTGGAAGCAGAAGGCGACGCACAGCGAAGGACGCTGCGCGTGGTGCTGGCAATCAACGCTGCAATGTTTGTCGTCGAGATTATCGCTGGCGTGCTTGCCAGTTCGACGGGCCTGATCGCGGACTCACTCGACATGCTGGCCGACGCCAGTGTCTACGCAATCAGTCTGTACGCCGTCGGTCGTGCCGCCAACATCCGTCGCAATGCCGCGACTGCCAGTGGCGTATTGCAACTGGCTCTCGGCTTCGGTGTATTGATCGAAGCGGTTCGCCGCTTCATCGGTGGCGGGGAACCGATCGGCGTTGCGATGATGGCGATGGGCTTCATTGCTTTGATCGCCAATTCTTTTTGCCTGTGGCTGATCGCCAAACACAAAGGCGGTGATGTCAACTTCCGAGCATCCTATATCTTCTCGGCGAACGACGTGATCGCCAACATTGGCGTCATCGTCTCGGGCCTGATCGTCAAACTCACTGGCTCGCAAATTCCCGATCTCGTCATCGGAATCCTGATCGCTGGCGTCGTTATCCGGGGTGGCATCAAGATTCTCAGGATGGCCGGTTCCGGCACAGAAACGAGTTAG
- a CDS encoding efflux RND transporter periplasmic adaptor subunit, with amino-acid sequence MNRLVSIAKSLVGPAIVVAVLFAGWTFRKQLFPQQETTAASEDDASGESAEKQTILEISEQARKNLSLVAKAARPQSYWRTVVIPGEVDDRPGLSDRGVTSPAVGVVTAIHAFPGDTMRPGEPLFSLRLFSEYLQATQTQLFKARQETAIVQAEIDRLSGAVNTGAVSRSKMIELQSEISRQNTLIQASRQELLTRGLTPGQVQQIESGTFVSTVEVVAPPVRDFDAFANRPAPQEIQQVNFVNELAQDQPIAYEVQELAVELGQQVQAGQLLANLSNHQMLYVVGHAFKREATFLEQAAQEKRPIEIEFAEDATGSWPELKQTFNVRHLSNSIDTNSRTFDFFVPLTNQSRSYGDKGRVFLVWRFRPGQRARIHVPVEKFDDVFVLPAEAVVREGPEAYVFRQNGDLFKQIPVHVVHEDRRSVVIANDGNITAGAYLAQNSAASLNRVLKSQSASGKEPGVHVHADGTTHAAH; translated from the coding sequence ATGAATCGTTTGGTTTCGATTGCCAAATCGCTGGTGGGTCCAGCGATTGTGGTCGCCGTATTATTTGCGGGGTGGACGTTCCGCAAGCAGTTGTTTCCGCAGCAGGAAACAACTGCCGCGTCGGAGGACGATGCGTCGGGAGAGTCTGCCGAAAAGCAGACCATCCTCGAAATCAGCGAACAGGCTCGAAAGAATCTTTCGCTGGTAGCCAAGGCCGCGCGGCCTCAATCGTACTGGCGGACCGTTGTGATTCCTGGAGAAGTCGACGACCGACCGGGCCTATCCGATCGTGGCGTCACGTCGCCCGCTGTGGGCGTGGTGACTGCGATCCATGCGTTCCCTGGCGACACGATGCGACCAGGCGAGCCTCTGTTCTCGCTGCGTCTATTCAGCGAGTACTTGCAAGCCACACAGACTCAGTTGTTTAAGGCTCGGCAGGAAACCGCAATCGTTCAAGCCGAGATCGACCGGTTGTCTGGAGCGGTCAACACAGGTGCGGTTTCGCGTTCCAAGATGATCGAGTTGCAGAGCGAAATTAGTCGCCAAAACACGTTGATCCAAGCCTCTCGCCAGGAGTTGTTGACACGAGGTTTGACGCCTGGGCAAGTGCAACAGATTGAATCCGGGACGTTCGTTTCAACCGTCGAGGTCGTCGCTCCGCCCGTGCGAGATTTCGACGCGTTCGCAAATCGTCCGGCACCTCAGGAAATTCAGCAGGTCAATTTTGTCAACGAATTGGCACAGGACCAACCGATCGCGTACGAGGTTCAAGAGTTGGCTGTTGAACTTGGGCAACAGGTTCAAGCGGGCCAGTTGCTCGCCAACTTATCGAACCACCAGATGCTGTACGTCGTCGGTCACGCCTTCAAGCGAGAGGCGACGTTCTTGGAACAAGCCGCCCAAGAAAAACGTCCCATCGAAATTGAATTTGCCGAGGATGCAACAGGCAGTTGGCCTGAACTAAAGCAGACGTTTAACGTTCGTCATCTATCGAACTCCATCGACACCAACAGCCGGACGTTTGACTTCTTTGTCCCACTAACAAACCAATCGCGATCCTATGGCGACAAAGGTCGGGTATTTCTCGTTTGGCGTTTTCGGCCTGGTCAACGCGCTCGCATCCATGTCCCGGTGGAAAAGTTCGATGACGTGTTCGTGTTGCCCGCCGAGGCGGTCGTGCGAGAGGGGCCTGAGGCATACGTGTTCCGGCAAAACGGCGATTTGTTCAAGCAGATTCCCGTTCATGTTGTGCACGAGGATCGACGCTCGGTTGTGATCGCCAACGATGGCAACATCACAGCCGGAGCCTACCTAGCGCAAAACTCAGCCGCCTCGCTCAATCGAGTACTGAAGTCACAGTCGGCCAGCGGAAAAGAACCCGGTGTGCATGTTCACGCCGACGGCACCACTCACGCGGCACACTAA